From a single Thermothielavioides terrestris NRRL 8126 chromosome 1, complete sequence genomic region:
- a CDS encoding cellobiose dehydrogenase — MKLLSRIGATTLAASLCLQQCVAQMTAGNYTDPATGIKLKTWTATDGGAFTFGLALPSDALTKDATEYIGLLRCEIANATSPGWCGISHGQSGQMTQALLLVAWQYNGTVYTSFRYATGYTLPGLYTGNAKLTQISTNITATSYELLYRCQNCFSWDQDGTSGNVSTSSGSLVLGHAAAKQGLENPTCPDKATFGFHDNGYGQWGAPLDGAAQASYSTWTALATKTPPNTCDGSGNTQAQCKPAPSATYDYIVVGAGAGGIPVADKLSQAGHKVLLIEKGPPSTGQWNGTMGPDWLKGTGLTRFDVPGLCNEIWVNSAGVACTDTDQMAGCVLGGGTAVNAGLWWKPNPLDWDENFPDGWKSTDLADATSRVFSRIPGTWHPSMDGKLYRQEGFDVLSGGLSKSGWKSVVPNDAPTEKNHTFGHSTFMFSGGERGGPLATYLATAYARPNFSLWTGTAVRRAVRNGSEVTGVELECLTDGGYNGTVKLNPKGGVIFSAGTFGSAKLLFRSGIGPSDQLEVIASSKDGATFSPKSDWINLPVGYNLMDHLNTDLIITHPDVVFYDFYQAWDSPIPADENSYLKNRTGILAQAAPNIGPMMWDQVTPSDGIVRQLQWTCRVEGDSHYTNSTHAMTLSQYLGRGVVSRGRMTISPGLATVVSTAPYLHNDGDLEAVIQGIKNVQNALNIIPNLTWVLPPPNGTVEDYVNGLLVTPSARRSNHWMGTAKIGTDDGRQANGSAVVDLNTRVYGTDNLFVVDASIFPGMPTGNPSAMIVIAAEQAATKILALRS, encoded by the exons ATGAAGCTTCTCAGCCGCATCGGGGCGACCACCCTCGCGGCGTCGCTGT GCCTGCAGCAATGCGTCGCGCAAATGACGGCGGGAAACTACACGGACCCTGCGACGGGCATCAAGCTGAAGACGTGGACTGCGACCGACGGGGGCGCCTTCACCTTCGGCCTGGCCCTACCGTCTGACGCCCTGACCAAGGATGCCACCGAGTACATCGGTCTCCTG CGCTGCGAAATCGCCAACGCCACGTCGCCTGGGTGGTGCGGCATCTCGCACGGCCAGTCGGGCCAGATGACGCAGGCGCTCCTGCTCGTCGCATGGCAGTACAACGGGACCGTTTACACGTCGTTCCGCTACGCGACCGGCTACACGCTGCCGGGGCTGTACACGGGCAACGCCAAGCTGACGCAGATCTCGACCAACATCACGGCCACCAGCTACGAGCTGCTCTACCGGTGCCAGAACTGCTTCTCCTGGGACCAGGACGGAACGAGCGGCAATGTGTCGACCAGCTCCGGcagcctcgtcctcggccacgCGGCGGCCAAGCAGGGCCTGGAGAACCCCACGTGCCCGGACAAGGCCACCTTCGGCTTCCATGACAACGGTTACGGCCAGTGGGGCGCGCCGCTCGACGGTGCTGCCCAGGCGTCGTATTCGACCTGGACCGCGCTGGCGACCAAGACGCCTCCCAACACCTGTGATGG CTCTGGAAACACGCAAGCGCAGTGCAAGCCCGCTCCCTCCGCGACCTATGACTACATCGTggttggcgccggcgcgggcggcatcCCCGTCGCGGACAAGCTCAGCCAGGCCGGACACAAGGTGCTGCTCATCGAGAAGGGACCCCCCTCGACCGGCCAGTGGAACGGAACCATGGGGCCCGACTGGCTCAAGGGCACCGGCCTCACCCGCTTCGACGTGCCGGGTCTGTGCAACGAGATTTGGGTGaactcggccggcgtggcgtGCACGGACACTGACCAGATGGCGGGCTGCGTCCTGGGCGGCGGAACTGCCGTCAACGCCGGTCTGTGGTGGAAG CCGAACCCGCTCGACTGGGACGAGAACTTCCCCGACGGCTGGAAGTCGACGGACCTCGCCGACGCAACGTCGCGCGTCTTCAGCCGTATCCCGGGCACGTGGCACCCGTCTATGGACGGCAAGCTCTACCGGCAGGAGGGCTTCGATGTGCTGTCGGGCGGGCTCAGCAAGTCCGGCTGGAAGTCGGTCGTGCCCAACGACGCGCCGACCGAGAAGAACCACACGTTCGGCCACTCGACCTTCATGTTctcgggcggcgagcgcggcggcccgcTGGCCACCTACCTGGCCACGGCCTACGCGCGCCCCAACTTCAGCCTGTGGACGGGTACTGCGGTCAGGCGGGCTGTTCGCAACGGCAGCGAGGTCAccggcgtcgagctcgagtGCCTGACCGACGGCGGCTACAACGGGACGGTCAAGCTGAATCCCAAGGGCGGCGTCATCTTCTCGGCCGGCACTTTTGGCTCGGCCAAGCTGCTCTTCCGCA GCGGTATCGGACCCAGCGACCAGCTCGAGGTGATTGCGAGCTCCAAGGACGGCGCAACCTTCAGCCCCAAGAGCGACTGGATCAACCTGCCGGTGGGCTACAACCTGATGGACCACCTCAACACCGACCTCATCATCACGCACCCGGATGTCGTGTTCTACGACTTCTACCAGGCTTGGGACAGCCCCATCCCCGCCGACGAGAACTCGTATCTCAAGAACAGGACCGGCATcctcgcgcaggccgcgccCAACATTGGCCCGATG ATGTGGGACCAGGTCACCCCGTCCGACGGCATCGTCCGGCAGTTGCAGTGGACGTgccgcgtcgagggcgaTTCGCACTACACCAACTCGACCC ACGCCATGACTCTGAGCCAGtacctcggccgcggcgtcgtctCGCGCGGCCGCATGACCATCAGCCCGGGGCTGGCCACCGTCGTCAGCACGGCCCCCTACCTGCACAACGACGGCGACCTGGAGGCCGTCATCCAGGGCATCAAGAACGTGCAGAACGCGCTCAACATCATCCCCAACCTCACCTGGgtcctgccgccgcccaacgGGACGGTCGAGGACTACGTCAACGGC CTCCTCGTGACCccctcggcgcggcgctccAACCACTGGATGGGCACGGCCAAGATCGGCaccgacgacggccgccagGCCAACGGCTCGGCCGTGGTCGACCTCAACACCAGGGTGTACGGCACCGACAACCTgttcgtcgtcgacgcgTCCATCTTCCCCGGCATGCCGACCGGCAACCCGTCCGCCATGAtcgtcatcgccgccgagcaggcggccACCAAGATCTTGGCTTTGAGGTCCTGA
- a CDS encoding glycoside hydrolase family 61 protein, which produces MKLSSQLAALTLAAASVSGHYIFEQIAHGGTKFPPYEYIRRNTNYNSPVTSLSSNDLRCNVGGETAGNTTVLDVKAGDSFTFYSDVAVYHQGPISLYMSKAPGSVVDYDGSGDWFKIHDWGPTFSNGQASWPLRDNYQYNIPTCIPNGEYLLRIQSLAIHNPGATPQFYISCAQVRVSGGGSASPSPTAKIPGAFKATDPGYTANIYNNFHSYTVPGPAVFQC; this is translated from the exons ATGAAGCTGTCAtcccagctcgccgccctcacgctggccgcggcctccGTGTCAGGCCACTACATCTTCGAGCAGATTGCCCATGGCGGCACCAAGTTCCCACCTTACGAGTACATCCGAAGAAACACGAACTATAACAGCCCTGTCACCAGTCTCTCGTCGAACGACCTGCGATGCAACGTAGGCGGCGAGACGGCTGGCAACACGACCGTCCTCGACGTGAAGGCGGGCGACTCCTTCACCTTCTACTCGGACGTGGCCGTGTACCACCAGGGGCCCATCTCACT CTACATGTCCAAGGCTCCCGGCTCCGTCGTGGACTACGACGGCTCCGGCGACTGGTTCAAGATCCACGACTGGGGCCCGACCTTCAGCAACGGCCAGGCCTCGTGGCCGCTGCGGG ACAACTACCAGTACAACATCCCGACGTGCATCCCGAACGGCGAGTACCTGCTGCGCATCCAGTCGCTGGCGATCCACAACCCGGGCGCCACGCCGCAGTTCTACATCAGCTGCGCGCAGGTCCGggtctcgggcggcggcagcgcctccccctccccaacGGCCAAGATCCCCGGCGCGTTCAAGGCGACCGATCCCGGGTATACCGCGAAT ATTTACAATAACTTCCACTCGTATACGGTGCCGGGTCCGGCGGTCTTTCAGTGCTAG
- the gla1 gene encoding glycoside hydrolase family 15 protein (CAZy_ID 269653), translating into MRRLQLLGLLALLPAALGHPEASRVRREGEVVKRSVDSFIATESPIALSNLLCNIGSTGCHASGVASGIVVASPDKTNPDYWYTWTRDSALTFKCVVDTFTNSYDASLQAEIQNYIVAQAHLQGVSNPSGSLSDGSGLGEPKFNVDMSQFTGAWGRPQRDGPALRAIALIAYSKWLISNGYTSTASSIVWPVIKNDLAYVAQYWNNTGFDLWEEVSGSSFFTVANQHRALVEGAALATSLGTSCSACSAVAPQILCFLQSFWSPSSGYILANINENNGRSAKDANTLLGSIHTFDPAAGCDAATFQPCSDRALANHKVVTDAFRSIYSINSGIAEGSAVAVGRYPEDSYFGGNPWYLNTLAAAEQLYDALYVWKKQGSITVTSTSLAFFKDFSSSITPGTYSSSTSTYTTLYNAISAYADGYMNIVAQYAQTNGSLSEQFSKTNGEPLSAYDLTWSYAAFLTAAARRAGVVPPSWGAASANSVPAQCSATSVVGSYTSATATSFPPSQTPASSTSAGSSPASSTTATATACSTPTAVAVTFNERVTTQWGQTIKVVGDAAALGGWDTSKAVPLSAAGYTASDPLWSGTVDLPAGLAVQYKYINVAADGGVTWEADPNHSFTVPAACGTTAVTRDDTWQ; encoded by the exons ATGCGCCGTCTTCAGCTCTTGGGCTTATTGGCCCTGCTTCCTGCTGCGCTCGGCCATCCGGAGGCTAGCCGTGTCCGGCGCGAGGGGGAGGTGGTGAAGAGGTCTGTCGACTCCTTCATCGCCACCGAGAGCCCCATTGCCTTGTCCAACCTGCTCTGTAACATCGGCTCAACTGGCTGCCATGCTTCTGGCGTCGCCTCGGGTATCGTCGTTGCGTCCCCGGACAAGACGAACCCGGACT ACTGGTATACTTGGACTAGAGACAGCGCGCTCACCTTCAAGTGCGTTGTCGACACCTTCACCAACAGCTACGATGCCTCGCTCCAGGCGGAGATCCAGAACTACATCGTCGCGCAGGCCCATCTGCAGGGCGTCTCGAACCCGTCCGGCAGCCTCTCGGACGGTTCCGGCCTGGGAGAACCCAAGTTCAACGTCGACATGAGCCAGTTCACGGGCGCCTGGG GTCGACCACAGAGAGACGGTCCGGCTCTCCGGGCGATCGCCCTGATCGCTTACTCAAAGTGGCTGATCAGCAACGGGTACACTTCGACTGCGTCGAGCATCGTCTGGCCCGTCATCAAGAACGATCTGGCATACGTTGCCCAGTACTG GAACAACACAGGTTTCGATCTTTGGGAGGAAGTCTCTGGCAGTTCCTTCTTCACGGTCGCCAACCAACACAGAG CATTGGTGGAGGGTGCCGCCCTTGCCACGTCGCTCGGTACTTCTTGCAGTGCCTGCTCTGCCGTCGCGCCCCAGATCCTGTGCTTCCTGCAGAGCTTCTGGTCGCCCTCCAGCGGCTATATTCTCGCCAACA TCAACGAGAACAACGGCCGCAGCGCCAAGGACGCGAACACATTGCTGGGCTCGATTCACACGTTTGATCCCGCCGCGGGCTGCGACGCGGCGACTTTCCAGCCCTGCAGTGACCGGGCGCTGGCCAACCACAAGGTCGTGACCGACGCGTTCCGGTCCATCTACTCCATCAACTCCGGCATTGCCGAGGGCAGCGCCGTCGCGGTCGGCCGCTATCCCGAGGACAGCTACTTCGGCGGCAACCCCTGGTACCTCAACAcactggccgccgccgagcagctgtACGATGCCCTCTACGTCTGGAAGAAGCAGGGCTCCATCACCGTCACATCGACGTCGCTGGCCTTCTTCAAAGACTTCTCGTCGTCCATCACCCCGGGCACGTACTCCTCCAGCACGTCGACGTACACAACCCTGTACAACGCCATCTCGGCGTACGCCGACGGCTACATGAACATCGTCGCCCAGTACGCGCAGACCAACGGCTCGCTGTCGGAGCAGTTCTCCAAGACCAACGGCGAGCCGCTCTCCGCCTACGACCTGACCTGGTCCTACGCGGCCTTCCTCACGGCagcggcccgccgcgccggcgtcgtgccCCCCTCCTGgggcgccgcctcggccaacAGCGTCCCGGCGCAGTGCTCCGCCACCTCCGTCGTCGGCTCCTACAcctccgcgaccgcgacctcCTTCCCGCCGTCGCAGACCCCGGCATCCAGCACCTCCGCCGGCTCCAGCCCCGCTTcttccaccaccgccaccgccaccgcctgcTCCACCCcgaccgccgtcgccgtcaccTTCAACGAGCGCGTGACCACCCAGTGGGGCCAGACGATCAAGGtggtcggcgacgcggccgcgctcggcggctgGGACACCAGCAAGGCCGTGCcgctcagcgccgccggctacACCGCCAGCGACCCGCTGTGGTCGGGCACCGTCGACCtgcccgccggcctggccgtgcAGTACAAGTACATCAACGTGGCGGCCGACGGGGGCGTCACGTGGGAGGCGGATCCGAATCATTCGTTTACGGTGCCGGCTGCGTGCGGGACCACGGCGGTAACCAGGGATGATACCTGGCAGTAA